The Rhodococcus sp. X156 genome window below encodes:
- a CDS encoding NAD(P)H-hydrate dehydratase encodes MPEHTDSPEIVTPALLREWRLPELGGSKNSRGRLLVVGGARTTPGAVALSSVAALRVGAGVLTAAVARSVAVQLALSVPELGVIELPETDAGSVRRDAAEALADQLEQVDAVLFGPGLDNPDETRPLLAELVRRLPEDVPVVLDAYGIGVLADAEETAERLSGRLVLTPNTTEAAFLLHCEEDELDDPLDTAVRVAEAYGAVVTAHNGIADAKGGRWVSPTGHSGLGTAGSGDVLAGAVAGLLARGADAAQAACWGTYLHGTAGDRLAARVGRVGFLARELLEEIPLVNTEMDA; translated from the coding sequence ATGCCCGAGCACACTGACTCACCCGAGATCGTCACCCCCGCGCTGCTGCGCGAGTGGCGGCTGCCCGAGCTGGGCGGGTCCAAGAACAGCCGCGGACGGCTGCTGGTGGTCGGCGGCGCACGGACCACCCCCGGTGCGGTCGCGCTGTCCTCCGTCGCGGCGCTGCGGGTGGGCGCCGGCGTGCTCACCGCCGCGGTGGCCCGCTCGGTCGCCGTGCAGCTGGCGCTGAGCGTGCCCGAGCTGGGTGTGATCGAGCTGCCGGAGACCGACGCAGGATCGGTGCGTCGCGACGCCGCCGAGGCGCTGGCCGACCAGCTGGAGCAGGTGGACGCGGTGCTGTTCGGCCCCGGCCTGGACAACCCGGACGAGACCCGGCCCCTGCTCGCCGAGCTGGTGCGCCGACTGCCCGAGGACGTGCCGGTGGTGCTGGACGCCTACGGCATCGGGGTGCTGGCCGACGCCGAGGAGACCGCCGAGCGGCTGTCCGGGCGGCTGGTGCTCACCCCCAACACCACCGAGGCCGCCTTCCTGCTGCACTGCGAGGAGGACGAGCTGGACGACCCGCTGGACACCGCGGTGCGGGTGGCCGAGGCCTACGGCGCCGTGGTGACGGCGCACAACGGCATCGCCGACGCCAAGGGCGGACGGTGGGTCTCCCCCACCGGGCACTCCGGGCTGGGCACGGCCGGCAGCGGGGACGTGCTGGCCGGCGCGGTGGCCGGGCTGCTGGCCCGGGGCGCCGACGCCGCGCAAGCGGCGTGCTGGGGCACCTACCTGCACGGCACCGCCGGCGACCGCCTTGCTGCGCGGGTGGGCCGGGTGGGCTTCCTGGCCCGTGAGCTGCTGGAGGAGATCCCGCTGGTGAACACCGAGATGGACGCCTGA
- a CDS encoding glycosyltransferase codes for MDPRTTVVMMTRDRRAQLLTSLAHLSALPERPPIILVDNGSTDGTAAAVRAAHPEVSLVEPGRNLGAGARNLGVQLASTPCVAFSDDDSWWAPGALGRAAEHFDACPRLAVLAARTLVGPQERLDPVSVAMAASPLPVAADLPGPSVLGFVACAAVVRRRAFLQAGGFSPVIFFLGEEAVLAQDLAAAGWGLSYADDVVAHHHPQPGADRRGRRQLQARNDVLSAWLRRPLPVALRHTAAALRDGDARPSVPELARRLPAALRTRRRLPAEVEAQVRLLETSGG; via the coding sequence ATGGACCCGCGCACCACGGTGGTGATGATGACCCGGGACCGGCGTGCACAGCTGCTCACCTCGCTGGCGCACCTGTCGGCGCTGCCGGAGCGCCCCCCGATCATCTTGGTGGACAACGGTTCCACCGACGGAACAGCCGCGGCGGTGCGGGCGGCACACCCCGAGGTGAGCCTGGTGGAGCCCGGGCGCAACCTGGGTGCCGGGGCGCGCAACCTCGGCGTGCAGCTGGCGAGCACGCCCTGCGTGGCCTTCAGCGACGACGACTCCTGGTGGGCACCCGGCGCACTGGGCCGGGCGGCGGAGCACTTCGACGCCTGTCCCCGGCTGGCGGTGCTGGCGGCGCGGACCCTGGTGGGCCCGCAGGAGCGGCTGGACCCGGTCAGCGTCGCGATGGCCGCCAGCCCGCTGCCGGTGGCCGCCGACCTGCCGGGGCCGTCGGTGCTGGGCTTCGTCGCCTGCGCGGCGGTGGTGCGTCGTCGCGCGTTCCTGCAGGCCGGCGGCTTCAGCCCGGTGATCTTCTTCCTGGGGGAGGAGGCGGTGCTGGCCCAGGACCTCGCCGCGGCCGGCTGGGGTCTGTCCTACGCCGACGACGTGGTGGCGCACCACCACCCGCAGCCCGGGGCCGACCGGCGGGGCCGGCGGCAGCTGCAGGCCCGCAACGACGTGCTCTCCGCCTGGCTGCGCCGTCCGCTGCCGGTGGCGCTGCGGCACACCGCCGCTGCGCTGCGCGACGGCGACGCCCGCCCGTCCGTGCCGGAGCTGGCCCGGCGGCTGCCTGCAGCGCTGCGCACCCGCCGCCGGCTGCCGGCGGAGGTGGAGGCGCAGGTACGGCTGCTGGAGACCAGCGGTGGGTGA
- a CDS encoding glycosyltransferase gives MGEPRVAVVVITHDRCTELHRTLASLAGLPEEPAVVVVDNGCTDGTAEMVRTRHPEVTLLSPGWNMGATGRNLGVATVDAPYVAFCDDDTWWDPGALARAADLLEAHPQLAVLTARIVVEPGGHDDPICDELRRSPLHHPAGLPGHPLLSFLAGASVVRRSAFEAAGGFSARLWLGGEEELLAADLATAGWVMAYVPELVCHHHPSRARDPHLRRRHGIRNTLWFTWLRRPLPSAVRRTLYLARTVPRDRLSVAGFAEAVRGLPWVLAERRVVAPELEQGYRLLEQMQRGSTTRRYVS, from the coding sequence GTGGGTGAGCCCCGGGTGGCGGTGGTGGTGATCACGCACGACCGCTGCACCGAGCTGCACCGGACGCTCGCCAGCCTGGCCGGGCTGCCGGAGGAGCCCGCCGTGGTGGTGGTGGACAACGGCTGCACCGACGGCACCGCCGAGATGGTGCGAACCCGCCACCCCGAGGTGACGCTGCTGAGCCCGGGCTGGAACATGGGTGCCACCGGGCGCAACCTCGGCGTCGCCACGGTGGACGCCCCCTACGTCGCCTTCTGCGACGACGACACCTGGTGGGACCCCGGTGCCCTGGCGCGGGCGGCGGACCTGCTGGAGGCGCACCCGCAGCTGGCGGTGCTCACCGCCCGCATCGTGGTGGAGCCCGGCGGCCACGACGACCCCATCTGCGACGAGCTGCGCCGCTCGCCGCTGCACCACCCCGCGGGGCTGCCCGGCCACCCGCTGCTCAGCTTCCTGGCGGGGGCGTCGGTGGTGCGTCGCTCGGCGTTCGAGGCGGCCGGAGGCTTCTCCGCCCGGCTGTGGCTCGGCGGTGAGGAGGAGCTGCTCGCCGCCGACCTGGCCACCGCCGGCTGGGTGATGGCCTACGTCCCCGAGCTGGTCTGCCACCACCACCCGTCCCGGGCGCGGGACCCGCACCTGCGGCGTCGGCACGGCATCCGCAACACCCTGTGGTTCACCTGGCTGCGCCGGCCACTGCCCAGCGCGGTGCGGCGCACGCTCTACCTGGCGCGCACGGTGCCGCGGGACCGGTTGTCGGTGGCCGGGTTCGCCGAGGCCGTGCGCGGCCTGCCGTGGGTGCTGGCCGAGCGGCGGGTGGTGGCGCCGGAGCTGGAGCAGGGCTACCGGCTGCTGGAGCAGATGCAGCGCGGCTCCACCACCCGCCGCTACGTCTCGTGA
- a CDS encoding polysaccharide pyruvyl transferase family protein: MSEHRVRVLVVGWPSLLHGEATAGDVLSMQAVGRALARAGTAHELAWSAVMCPPEGLRLDDADPARFTHLVFACGPLAGAGPTQLHRRFAGLCRIAVGVSVLDAADPAVAGFDHVIARDAPGVPAQRDLAARHRSASVPVLGVYLTRGQAEYGPRRRHPAVVAALQGWLSTVDAARLDLDTRLDPRDWRLAATPGQIEALLRRLDAVVTMRMHGLVLALKNGVPALAVDPVAGGGKVSAQAHAWQWPAVVPAEEVGTARLHEQLAWCLSAAGRTTAAARAALPPAGEDQLARLLAVLQGGGAPR, from the coding sequence GTGAGCGAGCACCGGGTCAGGGTGCTGGTGGTGGGCTGGCCCAGCCTGCTGCACGGTGAGGCCACCGCCGGCGACGTGCTCAGCATGCAGGCAGTGGGCCGGGCGCTGGCGCGGGCGGGCACCGCCCACGAGCTGGCCTGGAGCGCGGTGATGTGCCCGCCGGAGGGGTTGCGCCTGGACGACGCCGACCCGGCGCGCTTCACCCACCTGGTGTTCGCCTGCGGACCGCTGGCCGGGGCGGGCCCGACGCAGCTGCACCGGCGCTTCGCCGGCCTGTGCCGCATCGCGGTGGGCGTGAGCGTCCTCGACGCCGCTGACCCCGCGGTCGCGGGGTTCGACCACGTCATCGCCAGGGACGCCCCTGGGGTGCCCGCCCAGCGCGACCTCGCCGCCCGCCACCGGTCTGCCAGCGTCCCGGTGCTCGGGGTCTACCTCACCCGGGGCCAGGCCGAGTACGGCCCGCGGCGGCGGCACCCCGCGGTGGTGGCTGCCCTGCAGGGCTGGCTCTCCACGGTGGACGCCGCGCGCCTGGACCTGGACACCCGGCTGGACCCGCGGGACTGGCGGCTGGCCGCCACCCCGGGGCAGATCGAGGCGCTGCTGCGGCGGTTGGACGCGGTGGTCACCATGCGGATGCACGGACTGGTGCTCGCGCTGAAGAACGGGGTGCCGGCGCTGGCCGTGGACCCGGTGGCCGGCGGCGGCAAGGTCAGCGCGCAGGCCCACGCCTGGCAGTGGCCCGCGGTGGTGCCCGCCGAGGAGGTCGGCACGGCGAGGTTGCACGAGCAGCTGGCGTGGTGCCTGTCCGCCGCGGGGCGGACGACGGCCGCGGCGCGGGCGGCACTGCCTCCCGCCGGCGAGGACCAGCTGGCCCGGCTGCTGGCGGTGCTGCAGGGCGGTGGTGCGCCGCGCTGA
- a CDS encoding histidine phosphatase family protein — protein MGTLELLLVRHGESVGNLAQRKAEAAKADRLEVDLRDADVALSPLGLEQARAFGRWLREQDPDQRPQGLWVSTYARARETASTALEEAGLQLPTRVDERLRDRELGVLDMLTTQGMLARYPEEAERRGWLGKFYHRPPGGESWADVILRLRTWLADLERTTPHQRVLVVAHDMVILGIRYICEQLSEEEVLAIGKGSGVANASVTRLVREPDGLTWRLDVFNDQDHLTDNGTPTTDQPTEHDARAH, from the coding sequence ATGGGAACACTGGAGCTGCTGCTCGTCCGGCACGGGGAGAGCGTCGGGAACTTGGCGCAGCGCAAGGCAGAAGCAGCCAAGGCCGACCGGCTCGAGGTCGATCTCCGCGACGCCGACGTGGCGCTGTCGCCGCTCGGGCTGGAGCAGGCCCGGGCCTTCGGCCGGTGGCTGCGCGAGCAGGATCCCGACCAGCGTCCGCAGGGGCTCTGGGTGTCCACGTACGCCCGTGCCCGGGAGACCGCCAGCACCGCGCTGGAGGAGGCCGGGCTGCAGCTGCCGACCCGGGTGGACGAGCGGCTGCGCGACCGCGAGCTCGGCGTGCTGGACATGCTCACCACCCAGGGCATGCTGGCTCGCTACCCGGAGGAGGCTGAGCGCCGCGGCTGGCTGGGCAAGTTCTACCACCGCCCGCCCGGTGGGGAGTCGTGGGCGGACGTCATCCTGCGGCTGCGCACCTGGCTGGCCGACCTGGAGCGCACCACCCCGCACCAGCGCGTGCTCGTGGTCGCCCACGACATGGTGATCCTGGGCATCCGCTACATCTGCGAGCAGCTCAGCGAGGAGGAGGTGCTCGCCATCGGCAAGGGTTCCGGAGTCGCCAACGCCTCGGTCACCCGGCTGGTGCGCGAGCCCGACGGCCTCACCTGGCGCCTCGACGTCTTCAACGACCAGGATCACTTGACCGACAACGGAACTCCCACGACCGACCAACCGACGGAGCACGATGCCCGAGCACACTGA
- a CDS encoding MBL fold metallo-hydrolase has product MTAPGPSSAPTGDSITFIGTATTLIRLGGFTVLTDPNFLHRGQRAYLGKGLWSTRLTEPAMQPGDLPALDAVVLSHLHGDHFDRVARHRLDKAVPIITTPQAGRRLNSWGFVTTGLTPWESTELAARPGAVHTHETLTVESLPAIHARGVMGRLLPPVMGSLLVHRAGGEVTRRVYVSGDTLTGDHLDEIHRRHPDIDVAVVHLGGTRVLLHTVTMDAAQGVDFLQRIQPDIAVPVHHDDYGVFRSPLSAFLSAASGAGLGERLRVPRRGETIPL; this is encoded by the coding sequence ATGACGGCCCCCGGCCCATCCAGCGCGCCCACCGGCGACAGCATCACCTTCATCGGGACGGCGACCACGCTGATCCGGCTGGGTGGTTTCACCGTGCTCACCGACCCCAACTTCCTGCACCGGGGCCAGCGCGCCTACCTGGGCAAGGGGCTGTGGTCCACCCGTCTCACCGAGCCGGCGATGCAGCCGGGCGACCTGCCCGCGCTGGACGCCGTGGTCCTGTCGCACCTGCACGGCGACCACTTCGACCGGGTGGCCCGCCACCGGCTGGACAAGGCGGTGCCCATCATCACCACGCCGCAGGCCGGGCGCCGGCTGAACAGCTGGGGCTTCGTCACCACGGGCCTCACGCCCTGGGAGAGCACCGAGCTCGCGGCCCGCCCGGGCGCCGTGCACACCCACGAGACGCTGACGGTGGAGTCGCTGCCGGCCATCCACGCCCGGGGGGTGATGGGTCGGCTGCTGCCCCCGGTGATGGGCTCGCTGCTGGTGCACCGGGCGGGCGGCGAGGTGACCCGGCGGGTCTACGTCAGCGGCGACACCCTCACCGGGGACCACCTGGACGAGATCCACCGCCGCCACCCCGACATCGACGTCGCGGTGGTGCACCTGGGCGGTACCCGGGTGCTGCTGCACACCGTCACCATGGACGCCGCGCAGGGCGTGGACTTCCTGCAGCGCATCCAGCCGGACATCGCCGTGCCGGTGCACCACGACGACTACGGGGTGTTCCGCTCTCCGCTGTCGGCGTTCCTCAGCGCGGCCAGCGGCGCCGGCCTGGGCGAGCGACTGCGCGTGCCCAGGCGCGGGGAGACCATCCCGCTGTAG
- a CDS encoding trypsin-like peptidase domain-containing protein — translation MVLGVVLAGCTSSSTPSPTVSSASAVADVPAIVDKVEPSVVTIINNNDLGSGVVYRSDGIILTAAHVVSGAAQVVIAYSDGQRGPATVRASDAGSDIAVLQASRQDLPAATFNTELPVVGAPTVVIGSPLGLQDTVTSGIISGLHREIPTSSNIGTALSDLIQTDAPISPGNSGGPLVNAGAEVIGLAEAYLPPTTGAVALGFATPAATVVSVADQLLASGTAKNPYVGLQIQTLTAAEAQRLELNRDSGVVVVEVVQDSPAANAGLQPGDVIISFDGKDTPTAQAFVRILRGTTPGQTVPMTVLRGPSEQQLQVVIGARAG, via the coding sequence GTGGTCCTCGGGGTCGTGCTGGCCGGCTGCACGTCGTCCTCCACCCCCAGCCCCACCGTCTCCTCCGCCTCCGCCGTCGCCGACGTGCCCGCGATCGTCGACAAGGTCGAGCCGTCGGTGGTCACGATCATCAACAACAACGACCTGGGCAGCGGCGTGGTCTACCGGAGCGACGGCATCATCCTCACTGCCGCGCACGTGGTCTCCGGGGCGGCGCAGGTGGTCATCGCCTACTCCGACGGCCAGCGCGGGCCCGCCACGGTGCGGGCCAGCGACGCGGGCAGCGACATCGCGGTGCTGCAGGCCAGCCGGCAGGACCTGCCGGCCGCGACCTTCAACACCGAGCTGCCGGTGGTGGGCGCACCCACGGTGGTGATCGGCAGCCCGCTGGGCCTGCAGGACACGGTGACCTCCGGGATCATCTCTGGGCTGCACCGGGAGATCCCCACCTCCAGCAACATCGGCACCGCGCTGTCTGACCTCATCCAGACCGACGCCCCGATCTCTCCGGGCAACTCCGGAGGACCGCTGGTCAACGCCGGGGCCGAGGTGATCGGGCTGGCCGAGGCCTACCTCCCGCCGACCACCGGGGCGGTGGCGCTGGGCTTCGCCACGCCGGCGGCGACGGTGGTGAGCGTGGCCGACCAGCTGCTGGCCTCCGGCACCGCCAAGAACCCCTACGTCGGCCTGCAGATCCAGACGCTGACCGCGGCCGAGGCACAGCGGCTGGAGCTCAACCGCGACAGCGGCGTGGTCGTGGTGGAGGTGGTGCAGGACAGCCCGGCCGCCAACGCAGGCTTGCAGCCCGGCGACGTCATCATCAGCTTCGACGGCAAGGACACCCCCACTGCCCAGGCCTTCGTGCGGATCCTGCGCGGCACCACGCCGGGGCAGACCGTCCCGATGACGGTGCTGCGGGGACCTTCTGAGCAGCAGCTGCAGGTGGTGATCGGCGCCCGAGCCGGCTGA
- a CDS encoding PRC and DUF2382 domain-containing protein has translation MANPRTMSPDQLEGLQVKDGSGSKVGKVDAIYLDVETNQPEWAAVKTGFFGGHVTLVPLVDASLEEKDLTVPYSKNLIKDAPHHDPGGDLSTDEEIELFTYYDVPYSGSTATADTSSSGTGSSGSSGSSSSGSSETSSSGTSSAGSSGSASSSAGQASQSSSSGHDTSGPNTDDAMTRSEEEVSVSTERVRTGRARLRKHVVTETVTQSVPVSHEEVRVQREPITDANVDAATSGPEISEEEHEVTLHAEEPVVEKKTVPKERVRMDTETVRGEEKVSEQVRKEQIDQVTDDDKGHKRS, from the coding sequence ATGGCTAATCCCCGCACCATGAGCCCCGACCAGCTGGAAGGGCTGCAGGTGAAGGACGGCAGCGGCAGCAAGGTCGGGAAGGTGGACGCGATCTACCTCGACGTGGAGACCAACCAGCCGGAGTGGGCGGCGGTGAAGACCGGGTTCTTCGGCGGCCACGTGACCCTGGTCCCGCTGGTCGACGCCTCGCTGGAGGAGAAGGACCTCACGGTGCCCTACAGCAAGAACCTCATCAAGGACGCGCCCCACCACGATCCCGGTGGCGACCTGTCCACCGACGAGGAGATCGAGCTGTTCACCTACTACGACGTGCCCTACTCCGGCAGCACCGCCACCGCCGACACCAGCTCCAGCGGCACCGGCTCCAGCGGCTCGAGCGGCAGCAGCTCCAGCGGCTCGAGCGAGACCAGCTCCAGCGGCACCAGCTCAGCGGGCAGCAGCGGCTCGGCCAGCAGCAGCGCGGGCCAGGCGAGCCAGTCCAGCAGCTCGGGCCACGACACCTCCGGGCCCAACACCGACGACGCGATGACCCGGTCGGAGGAGGAGGTGAGCGTGAGCACCGAGCGCGTGCGGACGGGCCGGGCACGGCTGCGCAAGCACGTGGTCACCGAGACGGTGACCCAGTCGGTGCCCGTCTCGCACGAGGAGGTCCGGGTGCAGCGCGAGCCCATCACCGACGCCAACGTGGACGCCGCCACCTCCGGGCCGGAGATCAGCGAGGAGGAGCACGAGGTGACGCTGCACGCCGAGGAGCCGGTGGTGGAGAAGAAGACGGTGCCCAAGGAGCGGGTGCGGATGGACACCGAGACCGTCCGCGGCGAGGAGAAGGTCTCCGAGCAGGTCCGCAAGGAGCAGATCGACCAGGTGACCGACGACGACAAGGGCCACAAGCGCTCGTGA
- a CDS encoding ChaB family protein, translated as MPKTTKQGKAIEDELPSTLQRSDDKAKRTFAKTHDSAAEEYGDERRANQVAYSALKHTHEKVGDHWEPKDGKGPSDEQAEGGNRETAGGVDANASKAHLMELARRLDVSGRSRMTKDELVQAIGKANDRESARARKS; from the coding sequence ATGCCGAAGACCACCAAGCAGGGCAAGGCGATCGAGGACGAGCTGCCGAGCACCCTGCAGCGCTCCGACGACAAGGCCAAGCGGACCTTCGCCAAGACGCACGACTCCGCCGCCGAGGAGTACGGCGACGAGCGGCGCGCCAACCAGGTGGCCTACTCCGCGCTCAAGCACACCCACGAGAAGGTGGGTGACCACTGGGAGCCCAAGGACGGCAAGGGCCCCTCGGACGAGCAGGCCGAGGGCGGCAACCGGGAGACCGCCGGCGGGGTGGACGCCAACGCGTCCAAGGCCCACCTCATGGAGCTGGCCAGGCGCCTGGACGTCAGCGGCCGGTCCCGGATGACCAAGGACGAGCTGGTCCAGGCCATCGGCAAGGCGAACGACCGGGAGTCCGCCCGCGCCCGCAAGTCCTGA
- a CDS encoding DUF2382 domain-containing protein, with protein MSATPDPGRAADPSAARPGRTGAVGAAPASTTRAEEELDVRVRRVPVERVRVRRRVVTETRQVSVDVRREELVLEHLPVAQTPDDQVPDAQTPDQAAEGAAFGEEREPVVLVLHEEVPVVQLATRPYERVTVRVERVDGAHTISADLAREVVEVHTATEPPDQR; from the coding sequence GTGAGCGCCACCCCCGACCCGGGACGCGCCGCCGACCCCTCGGCGGCGCGTCCTGGTCGTACCGGTGCTGTGGGTGCGGCACCTGCCAGCACGACTCGCGCCGAGGAGGAGCTGGACGTCCGCGTCCGCCGGGTGCCCGTCGAACGGGTGCGGGTGCGCCGGCGGGTGGTCACCGAGACCCGCCAGGTGAGCGTGGACGTCCGCCGGGAAGAGCTGGTGCTGGAGCACCTGCCGGTGGCCCAGACCCCCGATGACCAGGTCCCCGACGCCCAGACCCCCGACCAGGCCGCCGAGGGTGCCGCGTTCGGGGAGGAGCGTGAGCCGGTGGTGCTGGTGCTGCACGAGGAGGTCCCCGTCGTGCAGCTGGCGACGCGGCCCTACGAGCGGGTGACCGTCCGGGTGGAGCGGGTCGACGGGGCGCACACCATCAGCGCCGACCTCGCCCGGGAGGTGGTCGAGGTGCACACCGCGACCGAGCCCCCCGACCAGCGCTGA
- a CDS encoding aldehyde dehydrogenase family protein has protein sequence MEQHLLAGQVVPAEGSREVRGTNPSTGQPGTALIAATREEVAAAVATADVARGVWRRTPPAQRAAALQEAARVVRADAQHLGEVLSAETGRLLGEARGSAEVAADLLAEAAVTGLLAAGRNLAGDPGAVDVVRREPRGVVAVLTPWNDPYPAAAGLLAAALVMGNTVVHKPSERSAAAGWELAVRISQCLPDGVLNVLTGDGAVGAAVAADPRVHVVAQVGSTTTGRAIAATVGARGGRVLLENGGKDPILVDAGVNPRWAAQQIATGAFTNAGQLCTSVERVYLHSDVSDAVISALLAIAETMVVGDPADPASDLGPMVDERQLQVVAEQVDAAVAAGAQCLTGGARLDRPGSWYPPTVLTGCTPDMAVLTEETFGPVAAIVVVADFEEGLELAEAGAHGLAATVLTPRMDHALRAAEHLEVGTVKVNAVFGGAPGGSADPRRASGSGPGFGPALLGELSALKAVHLEPAPPA, from the coding sequence GTGGAGCAGCACCTCCTTGCCGGCCAGGTGGTGCCCGCCGAGGGCTCCCGCGAGGTGCGGGGGACCAACCCGTCCACCGGCCAGCCCGGCACGGCGCTCATTGCCGCGACGCGGGAGGAGGTGGCCGCGGCGGTGGCCACTGCGGACGTGGCGCGGGGGGTGTGGCGACGGACGCCGCCAGCTCAGCGCGCCGCGGCGCTGCAGGAGGCGGCCCGGGTGGTGCGGGCCGATGCCCAGCACCTGGGCGAGGTCCTCAGCGCCGAGACCGGCCGCCTGCTCGGCGAGGCCAGGGGCTCGGCGGAGGTGGCCGCGGACCTGCTGGCGGAGGCCGCGGTGACGGGCCTGCTGGCGGCGGGCAGGAACCTGGCGGGCGACCCGGGTGCGGTGGACGTGGTGCGGCGGGAGCCGCGCGGCGTGGTCGCCGTGCTCACCCCGTGGAACGACCCCTACCCGGCCGCTGCTGGGCTGCTCGCCGCTGCGCTCGTCATGGGCAACACGGTGGTGCACAAGCCCTCCGAGCGCAGCGCCGCGGCGGGCTGGGAGCTGGCCGTGCGGATCTCGCAGTGCCTGCCCGACGGCGTGCTCAACGTGCTCACCGGTGACGGTGCGGTGGGCGCCGCGGTGGCGGCAGACCCGCGGGTGCACGTGGTCGCCCAGGTGGGCAGCACCACGACCGGCCGGGCGATCGCCGCCACGGTCGGTGCCCGCGGCGGACGGGTGCTGCTGGAGAACGGCGGCAAGGACCCCATCCTGGTGGACGCCGGGGTGAACCCGCGCTGGGCGGCCCAGCAGATCGCCACCGGGGCCTTCACCAACGCCGGCCAGCTGTGCACCTCGGTGGAGCGGGTCTACCTGCACAGCGACGTCTCCGACGCGGTGATCAGCGCGCTGCTCGCGATCGCCGAGACGATGGTGGTCGGTGACCCGGCCGACCCGGCCAGCGACCTGGGACCGATGGTGGACGAGCGCCAGCTGCAGGTGGTCGCCGAGCAGGTGGACGCCGCGGTGGCCGCCGGCGCCCAGTGCCTGACCGGCGGCGCACGCCTGGACCGCCCGGGCAGCTGGTACCCACCGACCGTGCTCACCGGGTGCACCCCGGACATGGCCGTGCTCACCGAGGAGACCTTCGGCCCGGTGGCCGCGATCGTGGTGGTGGCCGACTTCGAGGAGGGGCTGGAGCTGGCCGAGGCCGGCGCCCACGGGCTGGCCGCCACCGTGCTCACCCCGCGGATGGACCACGCCCTGCGTGCCGCTGAGCACCTGGAGGTGGGCACGGTGAAGGTGAACGCCGTGTTCGGCGGCGCCCCGGGTGGCTCGGCCGACCCCCGTCGTGCCAGCGGTTCCGGCCCCGGCTTCGGCCCTGCCCTGCTGGGCGAGCTGAGCGCCCTCAAGGCGGTGCACCTCGAGCCGGCTCCGCCCGCCTGA